In Saccharomycodes ludwigii strain NBRC 1722 chromosome III, whole genome shotgun sequence, one DNA window encodes the following:
- the HLJ1 gene encoding type I HSP40 co-chaperone HLJ1 (similar to Saccharomyces cerevisiae YMR161W | HLJ1 | HomoLogous to E. coli dnaJ protein) yields MSTERKYTKEQEEITLKVLKHPKHDFYKILEVDKSANEVQIKKAYRKMAIKLHPDKNSHPRAAEAFKRINRSFEVLSDSNKKKIYDQLGVDPDDRHAAAASGGTGGMSSGFSPFPRAGGPGGPGMRFASPEDFFTHFAFGGDPFANAFGAGRPFGAGSHSTFQTFSFDPNTGSFRANRPTAGQAQRQNREEQENDYSLWRVLLPFLVFLLFNIFERMMR; encoded by the coding sequence ATGTCCACTGAAAGAAAATACACCAAAGAACAGGAAGAAATAACTTTAAAGGTTTTAAAGCATCCCAAACATGATTTCTACAAAATATTGGAAGTAGATAAAAGCGCAAATGAagtacaaataaaaaaagcttaTAGAAAAATGGCAATTAAGTTACATCCGGATAAAAATTCGCATCCAAGGGCAGCAGAGGcttttaaaagaataaatagATCTTTTGAAGTGTTGAGCGATagtaacaaaaagaaaatttacgACCAATTAGGTGTCGATCCAGACGATAGACATGCTGCAGCAGCTAGTGGTGGTACCGGCGGTATGAGTTCAGGATTTTCCCCCTTCCCAAGAGCAGGAGGCCCAGGTGGTCCAGGCATGAGATTTGCATCCCCGGAGGACTTCTTCACACATTTTGCATTTGGTGGTGATCCGTTTGCTAATGCATTTGGCGCTGGTAGACCATTTGGTGCGGGAAGCCACAGTACTTTTCAAACCTTTTCATTTGACCCCAATACAGGTAGTTTTAGAGCAAATAGACCTACGGCTGGACAAGCTCAACGACAAAACCGtgaagaacaagaaaatgATTATTCACTATGGAGAGTTCTTCTTCCATTCCTagtttttttgcttttcaatatttttgaacGAATGATGCGTTAA